The segment CGCAACCTCGTGGCAAGCGGCGGGAACGGCGCTATCTTCGTCGAGTGGGCCGTCCCGGCAAGCAACGGCGGCGCAAGCATCCAGGCGTACTCCGTGTACCGCGGAGGCGTCTTCGTCGCAAACGCGACGGACACGAACTTCTACGACGACGGTTTGCAGAACGGCCAGGCGTACTGCTACAACGTCACGGCGTGGAACTCGGCGGGCCAGAGCGCGCCCAGCCCCGGCGCGTGCGGGACGCCGATGAGCTCCCCGCCCCCGAGCTTCCCGGTCCCCTCGCAGGCCACGGGCATCGGGCCCGGCTCCCACTTGTTCATCAGCGGCATCGGAACCTGCACGGCAAACTTCGTCTGGACCGACGGCGTGAAGCGGTACCTCGGCTCGGCCGGCCACTGCTTCCTGCCGGGCGGCAAGACGGCCACGCACGGTCCCGGCGCGGACTACAACGCAAGCGGCCACGTGGTGCGCGTGTGCGTGTCGAGCTGCCTCTTCGGCGGCGCCGCGGGCAGCTTTGTCTCGGGGAACCTCGTCACGCTGGGCAAGGTCGTCTACGCGCGCCAGCAGACGGGTGGCGCGGAGATCGGGCACGACTTTGGCATCGTGGAGATCCCGCCCAACCTTTGGCACCTCATCCGCACGGCGCTTCCGGTCTACGGCGGTCCCGTGGCCGGCCCCGACGGGCGCTCCACGATCGGCTCCATGGTCTGCCACTACGGCAACGGCATTGCCGTGGGCGAGGTCATGCCCACCATGAGCCGCGCCGGCTTTGGCGTGAGCCACAACGACGCGCAAGGCTCGTGGGGCGTGCTTGCGGCCGCGGCGCCGGGCGATTCGGGGTCGGCCATCGTGATGTGCAGCCTCCAGAACGGCGTCCTTCGCGGCGGCGCGCCGCTTGGCGTGCTCACGCACCTGGCCGCCGGCGGCGGCGTCGTGTGGGGCACGACGATCGCGAAGGCCAAGGCGATGGCCCTCCAGGCCAACATCAACCTCTCGCTCCTGTACGGTGGCTAACATGGTCGGTCAAGTCGGATCGGTGTCGGGTCGAAGGCCTCGGGCGTGGCTTGCGGGCGTCCTCGTGGCGGTCCTTGCCGTCTCGATCCTGCCGCCTCCCTGGTCGGCCAACTCCACGGGCACGGGCAACGGCTTCCTCGTGCTCCTCGACGACGCGGACGATCACGAGCCGACGGCCGGCCTCTCCGCGGATCTCTTGCGCGTGGGCGCGAGCACGGACAGCGCAAACGTGCGGTTCTTCGTCAAGGTCCAGGATCCTTCGCCGCCTCCGGCCACGTTCCGGTACCGCCTCGGGTTCACGGTCGTGGGCGGGCTTTCGTACTACGCGACCGCGTCCTACCAGCCCTCGGGCCAGGTGTCCGGCGCGACGCTCTGGCGCGCGATCCCCGAGACCGCGCGCATCTCGGGCAATCCGATCCTCATCGAGTGGTCCGGGGCGGAGCTTCGCTTCACCGTGCCCCGCTCGCTCATCGGCAACCCCGCCAACGGCGTCGATCTCATCCAGATCACGGCCGCCGTGACCTCGATTCCCACGGGCCCCTCCGAGCTTCGCAGCACCCTCACGTTCTACGACGAGACGGATCCGGGCGTCTACACGATCGGCCAGAATCCCCCGCTGTCGGTCCCCTCCGCTCCGGGAAGCCTTGCCGCCTCGCCCGAGCTGAACCGAATCAAGCTTTCGTGGTCGGTCCCGGAGGTGGACGGCGGATCGCCGATCACGGAGTACCGGCTGTACCGCGGCACGGACCCTGTGAGCCTCTCGCTTCTCGTCTCGCAGACCGGAACGAGCTATGCGGACAACGCGGTGACCGCAGGCACGACGTACCACTACGAGGTCTCGGCCGTGAACGCGCAAGGCGAGGGTCCCCGCAGCCCGCAAGTCTCGGCGGCGCCGTTCTCGCCCACCGTGCCAAGCGCCCCGCGCGACCTCATCGCCGGCGGCATGAACCAGTCCGCCCGCCTGCAATGGAGCCCGCCGGCCTCCTCCGGAGGATCCGTCGTCACCGGATACGTCGTCTACCGGGGGACCTCGAGCAACGACATCTCGGAGATCGCGACCGTGTCGGCGGCCGTGACCGAGTTCGTGGACACGGGGCTTGCAAACGGCCAGACGGTCTTCTACCAGGTCGCGGCCGTGAACGCGCTTGGCACGGGCCCGCGGTCGGCCGTGGCAAGCGCCGTCCCGAACCCCGTGCCCTCGTTCCTCCTCGCCCAGCCGCCCTCCGGCATGGGCAACAACGCCGGCGAGCCGGGCGTCGGCGTGAACTGGAACACGGGCCGCGTCTTCATCAACAGCTTCAACCGCGTGCTCCGGGCGACCTTCGACGACAGCGTGTTTCCGCCCACCGTGCAGTGGCAGGACGTCACGCCGCTTGGGTCGATCATCAACGTCGACCCGGTGCTGTTCACCGACTCCGTGACCGGGCGCACCTTTGCGGGAGGCCTTTCGGGCGGTTGCTCCTTGCTCTTCTACACGGACGACGACGGCGGAACGTGGATCCCCATGGCCGAGTCCTGCTCGCTTCCCGGCTGGGACCACCCGACCGTGGGCTCGGGGCCCTACCCGCAGCCGTTCCGCGGCGTGGTCGAGCAGGCAGACGCAAGCGCGGCCGGCCCGGCCGTGTACCCGCACGTCGTGTACTACTGCGGCCAGCCCGGCCTCCAGCCGGGCCCCGCCTTCTGCGGGCGCAGCCTCGACGGCGGCCTCACGTTCGAGAACACCGTGCCCCCGTGGGTGAACGCCTGCGCGGGCCTGCACGGCCACATCCGCATCGCGCCCGACGGGGCTGCCTTCCTGCCCAACAAGCGCTGCAGCGGCCGCGCCGGCTTCTCGGTGACGTCCGACATCGGTCATGTGTGGAACGTCCGCTCGGTGCCGCAATCGCCCGGTAGCGGCCGCTTCGATCCGAGCGTGGCGCCCAGCAACAACACCGACGCGCAGGGCCGCCACTGGACCTACCTCGGGCAGGCCGAGGCCAACGGCGCGTTCATCGCCGTGACGAAGGACCGCGGCCTCACGTGGGAGGACGTGGGCACGGGCAACGGCGCCCCCGCCGGCACGCGCTACTTCAACGTGGGCGCGCTCGCAAACCCGCCGGTGCTGCGCGCGGAGTTCGCCGAGGTCATCGCGGGCGACCACGACCGCGCCGCCTTCGCGTTCCTGGGGAGCACGAGCAACGAGGCCAACACGGGCGGCTGCAACGCGCAAAGCACG is part of the Candidatus Thermoplasmatota archaeon genome and harbors:
- a CDS encoding fibronectin type III domain-containing protein, with the protein product MVGQVGSVSGRRPRAWLAGVLVAVLAVSILPPPWSANSTGTGNGFLVLLDDADDHEPTAGLSADLLRVGASTDSANVRFFVKVQDPSPPPATFRYRLGFTVVGGLSYYATASYQPSGQVSGATLWRAIPETARISGNPILIEWSGAELRFTVPRSLIGNPANGVDLIQITAAVTSIPTGPSELRSTLTFYDETDPGVYTIGQNPPLSVPSAPGSLAASPELNRIKLSWSVPEVDGGSPITEYRLYRGTDPVSLSLLVSQTGTSYADNAVTAGTTYHYEVSAVNAQGEGPRSPQVSAAPFSPTVPSAPRDLIAGGMNQSARLQWSPPASSGGSVVTGYVVYRGTSSNDISEIATVSAAVTEFVDTGLANGQTVFYQVAAVNALGTGPRSAVASAVPNPVPSFLLAQPPSGMGNNAGEPGVGVNWNTGRVFINSFNRVLRATFDDSVFPPTVQWQDVTPLGSIINVDPVLFTDSVTGRTFAGGLSGGCSLLFYTDDDGGTWIPMAESCSLPGWDHPTVGSGPYPQPFRGVVEQADASAAGPAVYPHVVYYCGQPGLQPGPAFCGRSLDGGLTFENTVPPWVNACAGLHGHIRIAPDGAAFLPNKRCSGRAGFSVTSDIGHVWNVRSVPQSPGSGRFDPSVAPSNNTDAQGRHWTYLGQAEANGAFIAVTKDRGLTWEDVGTGNGAPAGTRYFNVGALANPPVLRAEFAEVIAGDHDRAAFAFLGSTSNEANTGGCNAQSTHVWHLYVAYTYDAGKTWQTLRVTNDPVQRGPLGDGGSCRNLLDFNDITVDRQGRVLVGYADGCIGACAGASGTVTQSVSAKATVARQISGKGLFAAFDGVLPF
- a CDS encoding fibronectin type III domain-containing protein → MGLVAALVFAALPIMPPAAAVSGSGFEIVQDPADDHETAGLASDLLRVGARTESNQVRFFVKVQDAANNPFTIRYRLGFTVVGGLSYYATVSHTPAGALQGATLWRAVPETARISGNPITADWLGSELRLTIARSLMGNPADGTELAQITAASTSMPTGASEVRSTITFYDETDVGSYELGQNPPLTVPTEPIGLSASGTLDKITISWSEPASNGGSDILQYNVYRGTASGSLSPRATVPANARAFQDTEVVTGTRYYYRVTATNAVGEGAASAEVSAQLATPTQPNPPSAPRNLVASGGNGAIFVEWAVPASNGGASIQAYSVYRGGVFVANATDTNFYDDGLQNGQAYCYNVTAWNSAGQSAPSPGACGTPMSSPPPSFPVPSQATGIGPGSHLFISGIGTCTANFVWTDGVKRYLGSAGHCFLPGGKTATHGPGADYNASGHVVRVCVSSCLFGGAAGSFVSGNLVTLGKVVYARQQTGGAEIGHDFGIVEIPPNLWHLIRTALPVYGGPVAGPDGRSTIGSMVCHYGNGIAVGEVMPTMSRAGFGVSHNDAQGSWGVLAAAAPGDSGSAIVMCSLQNGVLRGGAPLGVLTHLAAGGGVVWGTTIAKAKAMALQANINLSLLYGG